A single Orcinus orca chromosome 2, mOrcOrc1.1, whole genome shotgun sequence DNA region contains:
- the ANKRD63 gene encoding ankyrin repeat domain-containing protein 63, which yields MLKPKDLCPRAGTRTFLEAMQAGKVHLARFVLDALDRSIIDCRAEQGRTPLMVAVSLPDPALRARFVRLLLEQGAAVNLRDERGRTALSLACERGHLDAVQLLVQFSGDPEAADSAGNSPVMWAAACGHGAVLEFLVRSFRRLGLRLDRTNRAGHTALQLAAARGHGTCVQALTGPWGRAAAAAAAAAARGSNSDSPPGRPAPAPSPERRRPSPRRLPRPLLARFARAAGGHGHGGEAGSGGKGFGRHRVQGSERPELGRSMSLALGAVTEEEAARLRAGALMAQPHSPQSSGVGRWRSQEVLEGAPPTLVQAPVGLSPHPEGGPGSGRSGLRRRSTAPDIPSLVGEAPGPESGSELEPNALPHSVPGPQPWQAGTEAVVLHAQQ from the coding sequence ATGCTCAAGCCCAAGGACCTGTGCCCCCGAGCGGGTACGCGTACCTTCCTGGAGGCCATGCAGGCGGGCAAAGTGCACCTGGCCCGCTTTGTGCTGGATGCGCTGGACCGCAGCATCATCGACTGCCGCGCGGAGCAGGGCCGCACGCCGCTTATGGTGGCCGTGAGCTTGCCAGACCCCGCGCTGCGCGCGCGCTTTGTGCGACTACTGCTGGAGCAGGGTGCAGCAGTGAACCTGCGGGACGAGCGCGGCCGCACGGCGCTCAGCCTGGCGTGCGAGCGCGGCCACCTGGACGCCGTGCAACTGCTGGTGCAGTTCAGCGGCGACCCCGAGGCGGCCGACTCGGCGGGCAATAGCCCGGTGATGTGGGCGGCAGCGTGCGGCCACGGGGCGGTGCTCGAGTTCCTGGTGCGCTCTTTCCGCCGCCTCGGCCTGCGCCTCGACCGCACCAACCGGGCGGGCCACACGGCGTTGCAACTGGCCGCCGCCCGCGGCCACGGGACCTGTGTGCAGGCCCTCACCGGGCCCTGGGGccgcgcagccgccgccgccgccgccgccgcggctcGGGGCTCCAACTCCGACAGCCCCCCTGGCCGTCCGGCTCCCGCGCCCAGCCCGGAGCGCCGAAGACCCAGTCCCCGCCGCCTACCGCGGCCGCTTCTGGCGCGCTTTGCTCGAGCGGCCGGCGGCCATGGTCACGGCGGCGAGGCTGGCTCAGGGGGTAAGGGCTTCGGTCGGCACCGGGTGCAGGGCAGCGAGCGGCCGGAGCTGGGCCGGAGCATGAGCCTGGCGTTGGGTGCCGTGACCGAGGAGGAGGCGGCTCGACTGCGGGCGGGAGCCCTGATGGCACAACCACACTCGCCTCAGTCTTCAGGCGTTGGGCGGTGGCGTTCGCAGGAGGTGCTGGAGGGAGCGCCCCCAACCTTAGTGCAAGCCCCTGTCGGCCTTAGCCCCCACCCCGAGGGCGGCCCCGGCTCTGGCCGCTCGGGTTTGCGCCGACGCTCTACAGCTCCAGACATCCCCAGCCTGGTCGGGGAAGCACCTGGGCCCGAGAGCGGCTCAGAATTAGAGCCCAACGCTCTGCCCCATTCGGTGCCTGGGCCTCAGCCTTGGCAGGCGGGCACGGAGGCCGTGGTGCTGCACGCTCAGCAGTAA
- the PAK6 gene encoding serine/threonine-protein kinase PAK 6: protein MFRKKKKKRPEISAPQNFQHRVHTSFDPKEGKFVGLPPQWQNILDTLRRPKPVVDPSRITRVQLQPMKTVVRGSAAPMDGYISGLLNDIQKLSVISSNTLRGRSPTSRRRAQSLGLLGDEQWAANSDMYLQSPQSEHRDPHGLYLSCNGAAPAGRRHVPWPEPQSPRVLPSGLATKAQSLGPTEFQGAPQRCLQSSPTGTSASTAAGRRGPKTAGHGSEEARPQSCLVGSAAGRPGGEGSPSPKTPESSLKRRLFRSMFLSAPAAAPPSSSKPGPPPQSKPNASFRPLQKDLPPSLVAKAQSLPSDQPVGTFSPLATSDTSSPQKSLRTAPAAGPPPGRSSPAGSPRTWHAQISTSNLHLPQDPAVAKGALAGEETGVVTHEQFKAALRMVVDQGDPRLLLDSYTKIGEGSTGIVCLAREKHSGRQVAVKMMDLRKQQRRELLFNEVVIMRDYQHLNVVEMYKSYLVGEELWVLMEFLQGGALTDIISQVRLNEEQIATVCEAVLQALAYLHAQGVIHRDIKSDSILLTLDGRVKLSDFGFCAQISKDVPKRKSLVGTPYWMAPEVICRCLYATEVDIWSLGIMVIEMVDGEPPYFSDSPVQAMKRLRDSPPPKLKNSHKVSPVLRDFLEQMLVRDPQERATAQELLDHPFLLQTGLPECLVPLIQLYRKQTSAC from the exons ATGTtccgcaagaaaaaaaagaaacgccCTGAGATCTCGGCCCCACAGAATTTCCAGCACCGCGTCCACACCTCCTTCGACCCCAAAGAAGGCAAGTTCGTGGGCCTCCCCCCACAATGGCAGAACATCCTGGACACACTGCGGCGACCCAAGCCCGTGGTGGACCCTTCACGCATCACCCGGGTGCAGCTCCAGCCCATGAAG aCAGTGGTGCGGGGCAGCGCGGCGCCCATGGACGGCTACATCTCGGGGCTGCTCAACGATATCCAGAAGTTGTCAGTCATCAGCTCCAACACCCTGCGCGGCCGCAGCCCCACCAGCCGGCGGCGGGCACAGTCCCTGGGGCTGCTAGGGGATGAGCAGTGGGCCGCCAACTCGGACATGTACTTGCAGAGCCCCCAGTCTGAGCACAGGGACCCCCATGGCCTCTACCTCAGCTGCAACGGGGCCGCACCAGCAGGGCGCAGGCATGTGCCATGGCCCGAGCCACAGAGCCCGCGGGTCCTGCCCAGTGGGCTGGCCACCAAGGCACAGTCCCTGGGCCCCACCGAGTTCCAGGGCGCCCCGCAGCGCTGCCTGCAGAGCTCCCCAACCGGCACCTCGGCCTCCACGGCTGCGGGCAGGCGGGGGCCCAAGACTGCCGGGCATGGCTCTGAGGAGGCCCGGCCACAGTCCTGCCTGGTGGGCTCGGCTGCAGGCAGGCCGGGGGGGGAGGGCAGCCCCAGCCCCAAGACCCCGGAGAGCAGCCTGAAGCGCAGGCTGTTCCGAAGCATGTTCCTGTCCGCTCCTGCCGCCGCCCCTCCAAGCAGCAGCAAGCCAGGCCCTCCACCACAGAGCAAG CCCAACGCCTCTTTCAGACCGCTGCAGAAAGACCTCCCCCCAAGCCTGGTGGCCAAGGCCCAGTCCTTGCCCTCAGACCAGCCCGTGGGGACCTTCAGCCCTCTGGCCACCTCGGATACCAGCAGCCCCCAGAAGTCCCTCCGCACAGCCCCAGCTGCCGGCCCCCCTCCAGGACGGTCTTCCCCGGCGGGCTCCCCCCGCACCTGGCATGCCCAGATCAGCACCAGCAACCTTCACCTGCCCCAGGACCCCGCAGTGGCCAAGGGTGCCCTGGCTGGTGAGGAAACGGGCGTTGTGACACACGAGCAGTTCAAGGCTGCACTCAGGATGGTGGTGGACCAGGGTGACCCCCGGCTACTGCTGGACAGCTACACGAAGATTGGCGAGGGCTCCACGGGCATCGTCTGCCTGGCCCGGGAGAAGCACTCGGGCCGCCAGGTGGCCGTCAAGATGATGGACCTCAGGAAGCAGCAGCGCAGGGAGCTGCTCTTTAatgag gtgGTGATCATGCGGGACTACCAGCACCTCAACGTGGTGGAGATGTACAAGAGCTACCTGGTGGGCGAGGAGCTGTGGGTGCTTATGGAGTTCCTGCAGGGCGGGGCCCTCACGGACATCATCTCCCAAGTCAG GCTGAATGAGGAGCAGATTGCCACCGTGTGCGAGGCCGTGCTGCAGGCCCTGGCTTACCTGCACGCCCAGGGTGTCATCCACCGGGACATCAAGAGCGACTCCATACTGCTGACCCTCGATGGCAGG GTGAAACTCTCGGACTTCGGATTCTGTGCACAGATCAGCAAAGATGTCCCTAAGAGGAAGTCCCTGGTGGGAACCCCCTACTGGATGGCTCCCGAAGTGATCTGCAGGTGTCTGTATGCGACTGAG GTGGATATCTGGTCTCTGGGCATCATGGTGATTGAGATGGTAGATGGAGAGCCACCCTACTTCAGTGACTCCCCAGTGCAAGCCATGAAGAGGCTCCGGGACAGCCCCCCACCCAAGCTGAAGAACTCTCACAAG GTCTCCCCAGTGCTGCGAGACTTCCTGGAACAGATGCTGGTGCGAGACCCCCAGGAGAGAGCCACAGCCCAGGAACTCCTGGACCACCCCTTCCTGCTGCAGACGGGGCTGCCCGAGTGCCTGGTGCCCTTGATCCAGCTCTACCGCAAGCAGACCTCCGCCTGCTGA